A part of Caldicellulosiruptor owensensis OL genomic DNA contains:
- a CDS encoding sugar ABC transporter substrate-binding protein: MNYIYRSKKAVKKNRMKILLILTLIFFVTALIIFIFCYPKFDNKKQQIIKPAKVRIGFAMGTLKEERWFKDRDILIAKAHERGYEVEWVNANENDVEQINQVKYLLSKNINILIIVPNNYEKCSGAVNLAKKRGIKVISYDRLVKNSDIDVYISFNNYKVGELMAKWLLKSVPRGNYVFLLGDPGDYNVQMIKEGYHKVLDSFINKKQINNILERYCYNWRKEYAYNYINNLLEEGKRIDAVLASNDSLAEGAIMALSEKRLAGKVPVTGQDADISACQRIVKGTQLMTVYKPIDRLVDLTLEIVDKLIKEEPLKSVYMLNNGYKNVPTFFIDPIGVDKSNINDTVIKDNFHTWDEVYITK; encoded by the coding sequence ATGAACTACATTTATAGAAGTAAAAAAGCGGTCAAAAAAAATAGAATGAAAATTCTTCTCATCCTTACCCTGATATTCTTTGTAACAGCTTTAATAATCTTTATATTTTGCTATCCAAAATTTGACAATAAAAAACAACAAATAATAAAACCTGCAAAAGTCAGAATTGGTTTTGCAATGGGCACATTAAAGGAGGAAAGATGGTTCAAAGACAGAGACATTTTAATTGCCAAGGCACATGAGAGAGGGTATGAGGTTGAATGGGTAAACGCAAACGAAAACGATGTTGAGCAGATTAATCAAGTAAAATATCTATTGAGTAAAAACATTAATATCTTGATTATTGTTCCTAATAACTATGAAAAATGTAGTGGTGCTGTGAATTTAGCTAAAAAGAGAGGTATAAAGGTTATAAGCTATGACAGACTTGTAAAAAACAGTGATATTGATGTGTATATTTCATTTAACAACTACAAAGTAGGAGAACTGATGGCAAAATGGCTTTTAAAAAGCGTTCCACGCGGGAATTACGTTTTTTTGCTCGGAGATCCTGGAGATTACAATGTTCAGATGATAAAAGAAGGGTACCACAAGGTATTGGATTCATTTATTAATAAAAAGCAAATAAATAATATTCTGGAAAGATACTGTTACAACTGGCGAAAAGAATATGCTTATAACTATATTAATAATCTTTTAGAAGAGGGAAAAAGAATTGATGCGGTTTTAGCATCGAATGATTCTCTTGCTGAAGGTGCAATCATGGCACTTTCTGAAAAGAGGCTTGCAGGAAAAGTGCCTGTTACAGGACAGGATGCAGACATCTCAGCATGTCAGAGAATTGTCAAGGGTACTCAACTTATGACTGTTTACAAACCTATTGACAGACTTGTTGATCTTACACTTGAAATAGTTGACAAGTTGATTAAAGAAGAACCACTCAAATCTGTTTATATGCTAAACAATGGCTACAAAAATGTTCCAACCTTTTTTATAGACCCTATCGGTGTTGATAAAAGCAACATCAATGATACCGTGATAAAAGATAATTTTCATACATGGGACGAGGTATATATAACAAAGTAA
- a CDS encoding helix-turn-helix domain-containing protein, protein MTYKILIADDEKIVVDSIKFILENNLNEDIEISTFTFGREALENLLFDSYHIAFVDIKMPDLDGLELIEEFRKMRNSELPLFIIVSAYDKFEFAKKAIKEKAFAYILKPYSIEDIVLTVQSAIAHINSILAKTKENIEKNAQLIVMRNLLENSFIPTLIFKNVFDIVDINQYEKIFGINLKSGILMVLSLKDKNDFVSSFKELDNIRKDIKISFEHKVLTSIGMGEYLICFFSAFSQKEAEIYKEKIQEILKQKPYWNNIKVGFSDFYYLDEGYEKAFWEAYYAMLDIDSSDENEENEHLLLLTENLEAKLIHSINNPTQIPVIENYINQLCRLYVELFGENNLKYKVIKLIIMLLLEIGIENRNESVDIEKLISQILNSSSEQIVDIFKKALLTLFSKAKIKHDQIINNDSINKAIEFINQNYNQEITLSQISTAFNFNPYYFSKLFKKYTGVSFKTYLTKLRIQNACQLLKNSSKSIKEISFAVGFSDPNYFIKAFKKFTGMTPSAYRSLPDESKPI, encoded by the coding sequence ATGACGTACAAAATATTGATTGCTGATGATGAAAAGATAGTTGTTGATTCCATAAAATTTATTCTCGAAAATAACTTAAATGAAGATATTGAAATCTCCACTTTCACTTTTGGTAGAGAAGCACTTGAGAATTTGCTTTTTGACTCTTATCACATTGCCTTTGTTGATATCAAAATGCCAGACTTAGACGGACTTGAACTTATTGAAGAGTTCAGAAAAATGAGAAATTCCGAACTCCCTCTATTCATTATAGTCTCTGCTTATGACAAATTTGAATTTGCTAAAAAAGCAATAAAAGAAAAAGCTTTTGCCTACATTTTAAAACCATATTCAATAGAAGATATAGTCCTGACAGTGCAATCTGCAATAGCTCATATAAATAGTATTCTGGCAAAGACAAAAGAAAATATAGAAAAAAATGCACAGCTGATTGTTATGAGAAATTTACTTGAAAACAGTTTTATACCCACACTCATCTTCAAAAATGTCTTTGATATTGTGGATATAAACCAATATGAAAAAATTTTCGGGATAAACCTTAAAAGCGGAATTTTAATGGTGCTGTCACTCAAAGACAAAAATGATTTTGTTTCAAGTTTCAAAGAACTGGACAATATCCGAAAAGATATAAAAATATCATTTGAACATAAGGTTCTGACCTCAATAGGTATGGGAGAATATTTGATATGCTTTTTCTCTGCTTTTTCTCAAAAAGAGGCAGAAATCTATAAAGAAAAAATCCAGGAAATCTTGAAACAAAAACCATACTGGAATAACATCAAGGTCGGATTTAGCGATTTTTATTATTTAGATGAAGGTTATGAAAAGGCTTTTTGGGAAGCTTATTATGCCATGCTTGACATTGATTCGTCCGATGAAAACGAAGAAAATGAACATCTTCTTCTTTTGACTGAAAATTTAGAAGCAAAACTAATTCATTCAATCAATAACCCAACCCAAATTCCTGTGATAGAAAACTATATAAATCAGCTGTGCAGGCTTTATGTTGAGCTTTTTGGAGAAAATAACCTAAAATATAAAGTGATAAAATTGATAATAATGCTTTTGCTTGAAATTGGCATTGAAAACAGAAATGAGTCTGTAGATATAGAAAAACTTATTTCTCAAATTCTGAATTCTTCTTCTGAACAAATTGTTGATATTTTTAAAAAAGCTTTACTAACACTCTTTAGCAAAGCAAAGATAAAACACGACCAGATTATAAACAATGATTCTATCAACAAAGCAATAGAGTTTATAAACCAAAATTACAATCAAGAAATTACACTTTCTCAAATAAGTACAGCATTTAATTTTAATCCGTACTATTTTAGTAAGCTTTTTAAAAAATATACCGGTGTGAGCTTTAAAACATACCTGACAAAACTAAGGATTCAGAATGCTTGTCAGCTTTTGAAGAATTCATCAAAGAGCATAAAGGAAATATCCTTTGCAGTAGGTTTTTCAGACCCAAACTACTTCATCAAGGCTTTTAAAAAGTTTACAGGTATGACACCCTCGGCATACAGAAGCTTACCAGATGAATCAAAGCCAATCTAA
- a CDS encoding sensor histidine kinase, whose protein sequence is MKFFSVQSKLLAFFFIIIFSLLAIDLLIQYNNNYLVSLVNETFETINTINITKKDISSLNSNLQRYLISGDSDSMLSVYGSLNSIDEKLSALENKILTKEEYLYYTNLISIFEYLSKLTERLVIYKKGNLPLSKTYSEYVDFSNFLNLYLEKFSEQKIKFTMEIHHKAQRQLNTIRKINNLVILIWTLFASLLSIIFSNTFTTPIINLSKVANKIAHGNLETQLPEYSANDEVAVLYQSFSNMISNIKDMVKKLEEKADLERMYAQQKIEAIKYRQALQEAELKNLQAQINPHFLFNTLNTILQIAMFENAKQTYEILLRTSTYLRYVVHNITKVVKLEEEIENVKNYMFIYRMRFGDRIKLEIDVENETKLLLMPCMILQPLVENAIIHGFKESEYGIIKILAKKDKDMVIIEVCDNGKGIEKETLEDLKNFSFEHNKTTGIGINNIAKRLSYFYNIENPLYIESNSEGGTTVTIKVPFITDISKLPKQEVNNI, encoded by the coding sequence ATGAAGTTTTTTTCAGTACAAAGCAAACTTTTGGCATTTTTCTTCATTATTATTTTCTCTTTGCTTGCAATAGACCTCTTAATCCAGTACAACAATAACTACCTTGTTAGTTTGGTAAATGAAACTTTTGAAACTATAAACACCATAAATATTACAAAAAAAGATATATCTTCTTTGAACTCAAACCTCCAGCGATATTTAATTTCAGGGGATTCTGACTCTATGCTTTCTGTATACGGGTCGCTCAATTCAATAGATGAAAAATTATCTGCTCTTGAAAATAAAATACTTACAAAAGAAGAGTATTTATACTATACAAATTTAATTTCAATTTTTGAGTACCTCAGCAAACTAACAGAACGACTTGTAATTTACAAGAAAGGTAACTTGCCGTTATCCAAGACTTATTCTGAGTATGTTGACTTTTCTAATTTTCTTAACCTCTACCTCGAAAAATTCAGTGAACAAAAGATAAAATTCACAATGGAGATCCATCACAAAGCGCAAAGACAGTTAAATACCATTCGAAAAATCAATAATCTGGTAATTCTCATATGGACCTTATTTGCATCTTTACTGAGCATCATTTTTAGCAATACATTTACAACACCAATTATTAATCTTTCAAAGGTTGCAAATAAAATAGCACATGGTAATCTGGAAACACAGCTTCCTGAGTATTCCGCAAACGATGAGGTTGCAGTTTTGTACCAGTCTTTTTCTAATATGATTTCCAACATCAAAGACATGGTGAAAAAACTTGAAGAAAAGGCTGACCTTGAAAGAATGTATGCTCAGCAAAAGATTGAAGCCATAAAATACAGGCAAGCTTTGCAGGAAGCAGAACTTAAAAATCTGCAGGCGCAAATTAACCCTCATTTTCTCTTCAATACTCTAAATACTATACTTCAGATAGCTATGTTTGAAAATGCAAAGCAAACTTATGAGATTTTGCTCAGAACCTCTACTTATTTAAGATATGTGGTTCATAACATAACCAAAGTTGTTAAGCTTGAAGAGGAAATAGAAAACGTTAAAAACTACATGTTCATATATCGCATGAGATTTGGTGACAGAATAAAATTAGAAATAGATGTGGAAAATGAAACAAAGCTTCTTTTGATGCCATGCATGATACTGCAACCACTTGTAGAAAATGCTATTATTCACGGGTTTAAAGAGAGTGAATATGGAATAATAAAGATTTTAGCAAAGAAGGACAAAGATATGGTAATTATAGAGGTGTGTGACAATGGCAAAGGAATTGAAAAAGAAACACTGGAAGATTTAAAAAACTTTTCATTTGAACACAATAAAACTACAGGGATAGGCATTAACAATATTGCAAAACGTCTTTCGTACTTTTACAACATAGAAAATCCTCTTTATATAGAATCAAATTCTGAGGGTGGAACAACAGTAACAATAAAAGTGCCTTTTATAACAGATATTTCAAAGCTTCCAAAACAAGAGGTGAACAATATATGA
- a CDS encoding type 1 periplasmic-binding domain-containing protein, with amino-acid sequence MKKRLQNLSFRIMVFFSVIIFVLIALYDIYNIRFINISEKKANFKNSVRIMMILPQNQSYWDWFLNEYKDISEKQKIITDIVFYNTPTDAYKLLKLVTVTKPDAIVMCNIYNSRDIAQVLSSIKNNNIFIVSLFNDMLFRYEDVFVGIDYYYKGKIAGKIIYNVLNKKIICLRD; translated from the coding sequence ATGAAAAAAAGATTGCAAAACCTGAGTTTTAGAATAATGGTATTTTTCAGTGTAATTATATTTGTATTAATTGCGCTATATGATATCTATAATATAAGGTTCATTAACATCTCTGAGAAAAAAGCAAATTTTAAAAACTCTGTTCGGATCATGATGATATTGCCGCAAAACCAATCATACTGGGACTGGTTTTTGAATGAGTATAAAGATATCTCGGAAAAACAGAAAATTATCACAGACATTGTTTTTTACAACACTCCAACAGATGCATACAAACTTTTAAAACTGGTAACTGTCACAAAACCTGATGCTATTGTAATGTGCAATATATACAATTCCAGAGATATTGCCCAAGTTCTTTCCTCTATAAAAAACAACAATATTTTTATAGTATCTTTATTTAATGATATGCTGTTCAGATACGAAGACGTTTTTGTAGGCATTGATTATTATTATAAAGGCAAAATAGCTGGAAAGATTATATATAACGTTTTAAATAAAAAAATAATATGCCTGAGAGACTAA
- the xylF gene encoding D-xylose ABC transporter substrate-binding protein: MKKSLLRIVAIFVAVAFIIGIGFAVVPKYANAKSSKKQIKIGLSLATLQEERWHKDRDEFVKAAKKLGANVLVQAANMDDVKQKEQCENLISQGIDVLVIVPNNAEVFTSIIDEAHKAGVKVISYDRLIKNANVDLYISFDNVKVGELQGKYLTSKVPKGNYFVFRGAPTDNNATLFYKGAMKYIQPLVKSGKVKVLFDQPVKDWKPEEALRLCENALTAAKNNVQGILAPNDGTAGGIIQALKAQGLAGKVVVTGQDADLAAVKRIVEGTQTMTVFKDVRLLAKKAAEVAVELAKGKKVSQLKDVNGKVYNGKLNVPSILLTPVAVDKSNIDKVLIQSGWFTKEQVYGKK; encoded by the coding sequence ATGAAAAAGTCACTATTAAGAATTGTTGCCATTTTTGTTGCGGTAGCTTTCATAATTGGTATAGGTTTTGCGGTTGTTCCCAAGTATGCAAACGCAAAGTCCTCTAAAAAGCAGATCAAAATTGGTCTTTCTCTTGCAACATTGCAGGAGGAAAGATGGCACAAAGACAGAGACGAGTTTGTAAAGGCAGCAAAAAAGCTTGGCGCAAATGTTTTAGTACAAGCTGCTAACATGGACGACGTAAAACAAAAAGAACAATGCGAAAATCTTATCAGCCAGGGCATAGATGTTCTGGTTATAGTTCCAAACAACGCAGAAGTTTTCACATCTATCATTGATGAAGCACATAAAGCTGGTGTAAAGGTTATATCATACGACAGATTAATCAAAAACGCTAATGTTGACCTTTACATTTCATTTGACAATGTAAAAGTTGGAGAACTTCAGGGCAAATACTTGACATCAAAGGTTCCAAAAGGCAATTACTTTGTATTCAGAGGTGCTCCAACAGACAACAACGCAACACTCTTCTACAAAGGTGCTATGAAGTATATCCAGCCTCTTGTAAAGAGCGGTAAAGTAAAAGTTCTCTTTGACCAGCCAGTAAAAGACTGGAAACCAGAAGAGGCTTTAAGACTTTGTGAAAATGCACTCACTGCAGCAAAGAACAACGTTCAAGGAATCTTAGCACCAAACGATGGAACAGCAGGTGGAATTATTCAGGCACTCAAAGCTCAGGGACTTGCAGGAAAGGTTGTTGTAACTGGCCAAGATGCTGATCTTGCGGCTGTTAAGAGAATTGTTGAAGGAACACAGACAATGACAGTGTTCAAAGATGTAAGACTTCTTGCTAAAAAAGCAGCAGAGGTTGCAGTTGAGCTTGCAAAAGGCAAGAAGGTTTCTCAGCTCAAAGACGTTAACGGCAAGGTTTACAACGGAAAACTCAATGTTCCATCAATACTTTTGACACCTGTTGCTGTTGATAAGTCTAACATCGACAAGGTATTGATTCAGAGCGGTTGGTTTACAAAAGAACAGGTTTATGGGAAGAAATAA
- a CDS encoding xylose ABC transporter ATP-binding protein, translated as MSEYILEMVHITKEFPGVRALDDVTFRVKKGEIHALVGENGAGKSTLMKILSGVYPYGTYSGDIFIEGKNQHFRNIKDSEHAGVAIIYQELTLVKGMTVGENIFLGREPVVNGIINWNKVYADSKKLFEKLNIEIDVYEKVENLGIGQQQMVEIAKAISKDSKILILDEPTAALTESETKQLFRILKDLKNHGVTCIYISHRLEEIFEIADTVTVLRDGKTISTDPISALTEDEIIRRMVGRELTQRYPKVPHKAKRTIMEVRNFSVYDKDNPEKKIIDNVSFEIKEGEILGISGLMGAGRTELFMSIFGAYPGRKEGEIWLEGKKIEINSPREAIEYGICYLSEDRKRYGLVLMMDIKDNILLPNYQKFANGGIINIPKSLSTALDYVGKLRIKIASPFQQVMNLSGGNQQKVIIAKWLLANPKILILDEPTRGIDVGAKFEIYNLMNQFVDQGVGIVMISSELPEILGMSDRILVMQKGKIAGELMADEATQEKIMTLATGGR; from the coding sequence ATGAGCGAATACATTCTTGAGATGGTGCACATAACAAAAGAATTTCCAGGTGTCAGAGCGCTTGATGATGTAACTTTTAGGGTCAAAAAAGGTGAAATCCACGCTCTTGTTGGCGAAAATGGTGCAGGAAAATCCACTTTGATGAAGATTTTAAGCGGTGTATATCCGTATGGAACATATTCAGGCGATATCTTTATTGAAGGCAAGAACCAGCATTTTAGAAATATTAAAGACAGCGAACATGCAGGTGTTGCAATTATCTACCAAGAACTTACTCTTGTGAAAGGTATGACTGTTGGTGAAAATATCTTTCTTGGCAGAGAACCTGTTGTAAACGGTATTATAAACTGGAACAAGGTCTATGCTGATTCTAAAAAGCTTTTTGAAAAGTTAAACATTGAGATAGATGTTTACGAAAAGGTTGAAAATTTAGGAATAGGTCAGCAGCAGATGGTAGAAATTGCAAAAGCTATTTCAAAAGATAGTAAGATTTTAATACTTGATGAACCAACAGCAGCACTTACAGAAAGTGAAACAAAACAGCTTTTTAGAATTTTGAAAGATCTCAAAAACCATGGGGTTACTTGCATATATATATCTCACAGGCTTGAAGAAATCTTTGAGATAGCAGACACGGTAACAGTTTTAAGAGACGGCAAGACAATTTCAACAGATCCAATATCAGCATTAACAGAAGATGAAATAATAAGAAGAATGGTGGGTCGTGAGCTTACCCAGAGGTATCCGAAAGTACCGCACAAAGCAAAAAGAACAATTATGGAAGTTAGAAACTTTTCTGTTTATGACAAAGACAATCCAGAAAAGAAAATTATTGATAATGTGAGTTTTGAGATAAAAGAAGGAGAGATTTTGGGAATTTCAGGTCTTATGGGAGCTGGAAGAACAGAACTTTTTATGAGTATATTTGGGGCATATCCTGGAAGAAAAGAAGGAGAAATCTGGCTTGAAGGAAAAAAAATAGAGATAAACAGTCCAAGAGAAGCAATAGAGTATGGGATATGCTATCTTTCTGAAGACAGAAAACGATATGGGCTTGTGCTCATGATGGATATAAAGGATAACATTTTACTTCCGAACTACCAGAAGTTTGCAAACGGAGGGATAATAAATATTCCAAAGTCGCTCAGCACAGCTTTGGATTATGTTGGCAAGCTCAGAATTAAAATAGCTTCACCTTTCCAGCAGGTTATGAATTTAAGTGGTGGTAACCAGCAAAAGGTCATTATAGCTAAATGGCTTTTGGCAAACCCAAAGATCTTGATTTTGGATGAGCCAACAAGAGGTATTGACGTTGGTGCAAAGTTTGAAATTTATAACCTTATGAACCAGTTTGTTGACCAGGGTGTTGGAATAGTTATGATTTCATCAGAACTTCCTGAGATTTTGGGTATGTCTGATAGAATTCTTGTTATGCAAAAGGGCAAAATTGCAGGAGAACTTATGGCCGACGAGGCAACTCAGGAAAAGATTATGACTTTAGCAACAGGAGGAAGATAG
- a CDS encoding sugar ABC transporter permease, with the protein MNLKKNLRTYTLIIAILLIWTIFTILTDGNFLTPRNLSMLARQMAITALVAIGMVFVIVAGHIDLSVGSVVGFTGAIAGVLQVWNGWSTPTTVIAVLIVGILIGIWQGYWVAYRGVPAFIVTLAGMLIFRGGVLLASKGITISPFKDSFRFIGQGYLNKAVSIVFGVVLIAGYLLLTINQRNRRKKYNLEVLPMSLEVAKAAVVIALIAAFTGVMISYEGISIPVLILVIFTILLTFISQNTTFGKYVYAIGGNKEAASLSGINIKSVTMKIFILMGFLSALAGIVLTSRLDAATSGAGTNMELDAIAAAILGGTSTLGGEGTVPGAIIGALIMASIDNGMSLLNLEYSYQLIVKGLVLVFAVWLDIMSRKKA; encoded by the coding sequence ATGAATTTAAAGAAAAACTTGCGTACGTACACTCTTATCATTGCCATACTTCTTATCTGGACAATATTTACAATACTTACTGATGGAAATTTTTTGACTCCAAGAAATCTTTCAATGCTTGCAAGACAGATGGCAATTACTGCACTTGTTGCAATAGGAATGGTATTTGTTATTGTTGCAGGACACATTGACCTGTCAGTTGGTTCTGTTGTTGGTTTTACAGGAGCAATTGCGGGTGTTTTGCAGGTATGGAACGGGTGGTCAACTCCTACAACAGTCATAGCTGTACTTATTGTAGGTATTTTAATAGGTATATGGCAGGGATACTGGGTTGCATACAGGGGTGTTCCAGCATTTATTGTAACTTTGGCAGGAATGCTCATTTTCAGAGGTGGTGTACTTTTAGCAAGCAAAGGTATCACTATCTCACCTTTTAAGGATAGTTTTAGATTTATCGGGCAGGGATATTTGAATAAAGCTGTGAGCATTGTATTTGGTGTTGTTTTAATTGCTGGATATTTGCTTTTAACAATTAACCAAAGAAATAGAAGAAAAAAATACAACTTGGAAGTATTGCCAATGAGTCTGGAGGTTGCAAAAGCAGCCGTTGTAATTGCATTGATAGCAGCATTTACAGGTGTTATGATAAGCTATGAAGGCATATCAATTCCTGTTTTAATATTAGTTATATTTACAATACTGCTGACTTTTATTTCGCAAAACACAACATTTGGCAAGTATGTTTATGCAATAGGTGGGAACAAAGAGGCGGCAAGCCTTTCGGGTATAAATATCAAAAGTGTTACAATGAAGATTTTCATTCTCATGGGATTTTTATCAGCTTTGGCAGGTATTGTTTTAACATCAAGACTTGACGCTGCAACATCCGGTGCGGGAACAAACATGGAGCTTGATGCGATTGCTGCTGCAATCCTTGGTGGTACAAGTACGCTAGGTGGTGAAGGTACAGTTCCGGGTGCTATCATCGGTGCTTTGATAATGGCAAGTATCGACAATGGTATGAGCCTTTTGAACCTGGAGTATTCATACCAGCTAATTGTAAAAGGACTTGTTCTTGTATTTGCGGTATGGCTTGATATTATGTCAAGAAAGAAAGCATAA
- a CDS encoding methyl-accepting chemotaxis protein, with amino-acid sequence MASLSKGEFDRFLKIFKKKGLAQKLSIFILILLIIPISIIDFFSVSKAVSSLINESKKSYLVASSSTAQYFQVLFEAAKNNAVQLMANDNIQTFFSEAKLATKDDDKKTKIVQDAKNTLANLVVTNEMFAGAYILTDKANPLVFPSIATNYLDFQKIKNSGWYKKIVDSAGYILIDSHQENFDEVIENNNGSIPAYACSIGFQFRDLQTNKLIGIMLLDIKEDWLRNQLQSTELSRQGVQTIGLLRSGKIILPADFEDTTKHSLNSDEKFIKKVLSEVSSGKNEGAFETIYQQKPYLITFSKTQYFDWIIVGMIPLDAIIKSARSMEKVIILITIVFTIIAIVFGIFFALRIAKDIEKVTYVMTIAEKGDLTQTLHIKRNDEIGTLSKSFNNMSKNIKNLIEKGVNLTKQVTSSIASLTTIASETSSASNEIAKAIQEIAEGAGNQAKEATNVAETVSQFGERIESIVYSIKQINKLSKDVFELSENGSEAVKGLDKATDHTVSITNSMIETINQLADYSKSIGKIIHLLGNISEQTKLLALNASIEAAKAGEAGRGFAVVASEIKKLAVQSKESTREVDEMIKKIISQTKAAQEVASKVEVVISDQNTAVETVTGAFSKIRSVIEELFVKVENINQSILMIDKEKTAIISSIENISAISQETAASTQEVSASTQEQLAAIEELKSMIEKLYVLAQDLHQAMQVFKI; translated from the coding sequence ATGGCTTCTTTGTCAAAAGGTGAGTTTGATAGGTTTCTAAAAATATTTAAAAAGAAAGGTCTTGCACAAAAACTCAGTATTTTTATTCTGATATTATTAATAATTCCAATATCAATTATAGATTTTTTTTCTGTATCAAAAGCTGTAAGTTCACTCATCAACGAAAGTAAAAAGTCATATTTAGTTGCATCAAGTTCAACAGCACAATATTTTCAAGTTTTATTTGAAGCAGCAAAGAATAACGCAGTTCAGCTTATGGCAAATGATAATATTCAAACTTTTTTCTCTGAAGCAAAGTTGGCCACAAAGGATGATGATAAAAAAACCAAAATTGTACAGGATGCTAAGAATACTCTTGCAAATCTTGTGGTTACAAACGAAATGTTCGCAGGAGCTTACATATTAACTGATAAAGCAAATCCCTTGGTATTTCCTTCAATTGCGACAAATTATTTGGATTTTCAAAAGATAAAAAATTCAGGTTGGTACAAAAAAATTGTTGATTCTGCAGGTTATATTTTAATTGATTCTCACCAAGAAAATTTTGATGAAGTAATTGAAAATAACAATGGTTCAATTCCTGCTTATGCATGTTCAATTGGATTTCAATTTAGAGATCTCCAGACAAACAAATTAATAGGTATAATGTTGTTGGATATAAAAGAGGATTGGTTAAGAAATCAACTTCAATCAACAGAGCTTTCAAGGCAAGGTGTTCAAACAATTGGGTTGCTAAGAAGTGGAAAAATAATATTACCAGCAGATTTTGAAGATACAACAAAACATTCTTTGAACTCAGACGAAAAATTTATTAAAAAGGTTTTGTCTGAAGTTAGTTCAGGTAAAAATGAAGGAGCTTTTGAAACAATCTACCAACAAAAACCTTATCTCATAACTTTTTCAAAGACACAATACTTTGATTGGATAATTGTTGGAATGATACCACTTGATGCAATAATAAAAAGTGCTCGCAGTATGGAAAAAGTAATTATTTTAATTACAATAGTATTTACAATAATTGCTATTGTATTTGGAATCTTTTTTGCTTTAAGAATAGCAAAAGATATTGAAAAAGTAACTTATGTTATGACAATAGCAGAAAAAGGCGATCTGACGCAGACTCTTCATATAAAGCGCAATGACGAAATTGGAACCCTTTCAAAGAGTTTTAACAATATGAGTAAAAACATAAAGAATCTAATTGAAAAGGGAGTGAATTTAACAAAGCAAGTTACATCATCTATAGCTTCCTTGACAACAATAGCAAGTGAAACTTCATCTGCATCAAACGAAATAGCAAAAGCAATTCAAGAGATTGCAGAAGGTGCAGGTAACCAAGCAAAAGAAGCTACAAATGTAGCTGAAACAGTATCGCAATTTGGCGAAAGAATAGAATCAATTGTCTATTCAATAAAACAAATAAACAAACTATCAAAAGACGTGTTTGAACTATCAGAGAATGGGTCAGAAGCTGTAAAAGGCTTAGACAAGGCAACTGATCACACTGTTAGCATTACTAACTCAATGATTGAAACAATAAATCAACTGGCAGATTATTCTAAATCGATTGGTAAAATAATTCATCTTCTTGGTAACATATCAGAACAAACCAAACTCCTTGCATTAAATGCTTCAATAGAAGCTGCAAAGGCTGGAGAAGCAGGAAGAGGTTTTGCAGTTGTTGCAAGTGAAATAAAAAAACTTGCTGTTCAATCTAAAGAATCAACACGCGAAGTAGACGAAATGATTAAAAAGATAATCAGTCAAACAAAAGCAGCCCAAGAAGTTGCAAGTAAAGTAGAAGTTGTTATTTCAGACCAGAATACTGCTGTTGAGACTGTTACAGGCGCGTTTAGTAAAATAAGATCTGTAATTGAAGAATTATTTGTAAAAGTAGAGAACATAAATCAGTCTATCTTAATGATAGATAAAGAAAAAACTGCTATAATTAGCAGTATTGAAAATATATCAGCTATTTCTCAAGAAACTGCAGCCTCAACCCAAGAAGTTTCAGCATCAACTCAAGAACAATTAGCTGCAATTGAAGAACTGAAATCTATGATTGAAAAACTATATGTTTTAGCCCAAGACCTACATCAGGCAATGCAAGTATTTAAGATTTAA